One part of the Lotus japonicus ecotype B-129 chromosome 2, LjGifu_v1.2 genome encodes these proteins:
- the LOC130736136 gene encoding uncharacterized protein LOC130736136 translates to MCPFMLKEREIGSDVLECKEVVALIEKAGLMKTILKVGRCYEKLVREFLVNLSVEVGLPESVEFRKVFVRAKCVEFSPDVINKALGRSVVEFIDEELSLDVVAKEITAGQDKKWPTKKLLSTGTLSVKYAILNRIGAVNWVPTQHTSGVSTGLARLIYKVGTSTDFDFGSFLFEQTLKHADTCAGKLPISFPSLLIEVILQQHPEIIKADEVPLPKGVPITLDQRLFMEPHVIDIAVPFSMTSAPASVSDSGNKAIIAELMDVSKVLHETIRISTARKLKVYVSLLKLQEEEGQEGEPSGAATAPQDASAEEEGESEESIKETEGDSSSED, encoded by the exons ATGTGTCCTTTCATGCTGAAG GAAAGGGAAATTGGCTCTGATGTACTTGAGTGCAAGGAAGTGGTTGCACTTATTGAAAAGGCTGGACTGATGAAGACCATTCTCAAGGTGGGAAGGTGTTATGAAAAACTGGTGAGGGAATTTCTGGTGAATCTGTCTGTGGAAGTGGGACTTCCTGAAAGTGTTGAGTTTAGAAAAGTGTTTGTCAGGGCAAAATGTGTTGAATTCTCCCCTGATGTGATCAACAAAGCACTTGGTAGAAGTGTTGTTGAGTTTATTGATGAGGAACTGTCCTTGGATGTGGTTGCAAAGGAGATCACTGCTGGTCAAGACAAGAAGTGGCCCACCAAGAAGTTGCTGTCTACAGGAACACTAAGTGTGAAGTACGccatccttaacaggattggggctgtgaattgggttcctacccaACATACTTCTGGAGTTTCTACTGGTCTTGCCAGACTGATCTACAAAGTTGGCACTTCtactgattttgattttgggtcTTTTCTGTTTGAACAGACtctgaagcatgctgatacttgtgctgggAAGCTGCCCATCTCATTTCCATCTCTTCTTATAGAGGTCATTCTTCAACAGCATCCTGAGATTATCAAGGCTGATGAGGTGCCTTTGCCCAAGGGTGTTCCCATTACCCTGGATCAGCGattgtttatggagccacatgtcaTAGACATTGCTGTTCCATTTAGCATGACTTCTGCCCCTGCTTCTGTGAGTGACTCTGGCAATAAGGCCATTATTGCTGAACTAATGGATGTTTCTAAGGTTCTGCATGAGACTATTAGGATCAGTACTGCAAGGAAGCTAAAGGTTTATGTTTCCCTTCTCAAGcttcaagaggaagaaggtcaagagggtGAGCCAAGTGGTGCTGCTACTGCTCCTCAAGATGCCAGCGCTGAAGAAGAGGGAGAATCTGAAGAGAGTATAAAAGAAACTGAAGGAGACTCCAGTTCTGAAGATTAG